One window from the genome of Streptomyces sp. NBC_00287 encodes:
- the nuoH gene encoding NADH-quinone oxidoreductase subunit NuoH, which translates to MSPYLAAEDLSMFGTDPWWLVVIKAVFCFAFLMLTVLFSIVWERKVVAWMQLRIGPNRHGPWGMLQSLADGIKLMLKEDVIVKRADKVVYVLAPIVAAIPAFMAIAVIPFGPAGNEISIFGERTTMQLTDLPIAMLYILAVASVGIYGIVLAGWSSGSTYPLLGGLRSCAQMISYEIAMGAAFASVFLYSGSMSTSAIVEAQQDRWYIILLPVSFIIYIITMVGETNRAPFDMPESEGDLVGGFNTEYSSIKFALFMLAEYVNMVTVSAVSVTLFLGGWRAPWPVSTFWEGANHGWWPLLWFVVKVQLLLFFFIWLRGTLPRVRYDQLMKLGWKVLIPVSVVWLMLVATVRTLRNENYDFADIALYVGGGVLVLLLLSFVADMFRGKPKEEGPAPAPGFDAMAGGFPVPPLPGQELPPVPRRRSRRERELIVSGGVNTQSDDGSLDGKEASDG; encoded by the coding sequence ATGAGCCCGTACCTCGCCGCAGAAGACCTCTCGATGTTCGGCACCGACCCCTGGTGGCTGGTCGTCATCAAGGCGGTGTTCTGCTTCGCCTTCCTGATGCTGACCGTGCTGTTCTCCATCGTGTGGGAGCGCAAGGTCGTCGCCTGGATGCAGCTGCGCATCGGCCCCAACCGGCACGGCCCCTGGGGCATGCTCCAGTCGCTCGCCGACGGCATCAAGCTGATGCTGAAGGAAGACGTCATCGTCAAACGCGCGGACAAGGTCGTCTACGTCCTCGCGCCGATCGTCGCGGCCATCCCGGCCTTCATGGCGATCGCGGTGATCCCCTTCGGCCCGGCGGGCAACGAGATCTCGATCTTCGGCGAGCGCACCACGATGCAGCTCACCGACCTGCCGATCGCGATGCTCTACATCCTCGCGGTCGCCTCGGTCGGCATCTACGGCATCGTCCTCGCGGGTTGGAGTTCCGGATCCACCTACCCGCTCCTCGGTGGCCTGCGTTCCTGCGCGCAGATGATCTCGTACGAGATCGCCATGGGCGCCGCCTTCGCCTCGGTGTTCCTCTACTCCGGGTCGATGTCGACGTCGGCGATCGTGGAGGCGCAGCAGGACCGCTGGTACATCATCCTGCTGCCGGTCTCCTTCATCATCTACATCATCACGATGGTCGGCGAGACCAACCGGGCCCCCTTCGACATGCCGGAGTCCGAGGGCGACCTGGTCGGCGGCTTCAACACCGAGTACTCGTCGATCAAGTTCGCGCTGTTCATGCTCGCCGAGTACGTGAACATGGTGACGGTCTCGGCCGTGTCGGTGACGCTCTTCCTCGGCGGCTGGCGGGCTCCTTGGCCGGTCTCCACCTTCTGGGAGGGCGCGAACCACGGCTGGTGGCCGCTGCTCTGGTTCGTGGTCAAGGTGCAGTTGCTGCTCTTCTTCTTCATCTGGCTGCGCGGCACACTGCCCCGCGTCCGCTACGACCAGCTGATGAAGCTCGGCTGGAAGGTCCTGATCCCGGTCTCCGTGGTCTGGCTGATGCTCGTCGCGACCGTACGGACACTGCGCAACGAGAACTACGACTTCGCCGACATCGCCCTCTACGTCGGAGGCGGCGTCCTGGTGCTTCTGCTGCTCTCCTTCGTCGCGGACATGTTCCGCGGCAAACCGAAGGAGGAAGGACCCGCCCCGGCCCCCGGATTCGACGCGATGGCGGGCGGATTCCCCGTGCCGCCGCTGCCCGGACAAGAGCTGCCGCCGGTCCCGCGACGCCGTTCGCGCCGGGAGCGGGAGCTGATTGTCAGTGGCGGGGTCAATACTCAGAGTGACGACGGATCTCTGGATGGAAAGGAGGCGTCCGATGGCTGA
- the nuoI gene encoding NADH-quinone oxidoreductase subunit NuoI — protein sequence MAEEPKETKPGFQNPVAGFGVTFKAMFKKRLTEQYPEQQKTTAPRFHGRHQLNRHPDGLEKCVGCELCAWACPADAIYVEGADNTEEERYSPGERYGRVYQINYARCILCGLCIEACPTRALTMTNEFELADSSRANLIYTKEQLLAGLEDGMVDTPHAIYPGTDEQDYYRGLVTEAAPGTVQQVAVSKGEKPEEEGADA from the coding sequence ATGGCTGAGGAGCCCAAGGAGACCAAGCCCGGTTTCCAGAACCCAGTGGCCGGCTTCGGCGTGACCTTCAAGGCCATGTTCAAGAAGCGGCTGACCGAGCAGTACCCGGAACAGCAGAAGACCACCGCTCCGCGGTTCCATGGACGGCACCAGCTCAACCGCCATCCGGACGGCCTGGAGAAATGCGTCGGCTGCGAGCTGTGCGCCTGGGCCTGCCCCGCCGACGCGATCTATGTCGAGGGCGCGGACAACACCGAAGAGGAGCGCTACTCGCCGGGCGAGCGGTACGGCCGCGTCTACCAGATCAACTACGCCCGCTGCATCCTGTGCGGCCTGTGCATCGAGGCGTGCCCCACGCGCGCGTTGACGATGACGAACGAGTTCGAGCTGGCCGACTCCAGCCGCGCCAACCTCATCTACACCAAGGAGCAGCTGCTCGCCGGTCTTGAGGACGGCATGGTGGACACCCCGCACGCGATCTACCCCGGGACGGACGAACAGGACTACTACCGGGGCCTGGTGACCGAGGCCGCTCCCGGCACCGTCCAGCAAGTCGCCGTTTCCAAAGGCGAGAAGCCAGAGGAAGAGGGGGCGGACGCATGA
- a CDS encoding NADH-quinone oxidoreductase subunit J: MSAQLAAYSTSTGEAFQFWVLGTVAVIGALCTVFMKKAVHSALCLAGTMIILAVFYLANGAYFLGVVQIIVYTGAIMMLFLFVVMLVGVTAADSLKETIKGQRWLALLCGLGFGILLFAGIGNASLTEFNGLAQANANGNVEGLAALLFTKYVFAFEITGALLITAAVGAMVLTHRERTERAKTQRELSEQRVREGKNVPPLPAPGVYARHNAVDIAGLLPDGTPSELTVSKTLRERGQIRDVSTEALNDLKALEQRAEERLERTNSGEASK; the protein is encoded by the coding sequence ATGAGCGCACAGCTCGCCGCCTACTCCACCTCCACCGGCGAGGCCTTCCAGTTCTGGGTCCTCGGCACGGTCGCGGTGATCGGCGCCCTGTGCACCGTCTTCATGAAGAAGGCCGTGCACAGCGCGCTGTGTCTGGCCGGCACCATGATCATCCTGGCGGTGTTCTACCTCGCCAACGGCGCCTACTTCCTGGGCGTCGTGCAGATCATCGTCTACACCGGCGCGATCATGATGCTGTTCCTGTTCGTGGTGATGCTGGTCGGCGTGACCGCGGCGGACTCCCTGAAGGAGACCATCAAGGGCCAGCGCTGGCTGGCCCTTCTCTGTGGCCTCGGCTTCGGCATCCTGCTGTTCGCCGGGATCGGCAACGCCTCCCTGACGGAGTTCAACGGCCTCGCCCAGGCGAACGCCAACGGCAATGTGGAGGGCCTCGCCGCCCTCCTGTTCACCAAGTACGTCTTCGCCTTCGAGATCACCGGCGCCCTGCTCATCACGGCCGCCGTCGGCGCCATGGTGCTCACCCACCGGGAGCGCACCGAGCGGGCCAAGACACAGCGCGAGCTGTCCGAGCAGCGGGTGCGCGAGGGCAAGAACGTGCCGCCGCTGCCGGCGCCCGGCGTGTACGCGCGGCACAACGCCGTGGACATCGCGGGCCTGCTGCCCGACGGCACCCCGTCGGAGCTCACCGTCAGCAAGACGCTGCGCGAACGCGGCCAGATCCGCGATGTGTCCACTGAGGCGCTCAACGACCTCAAGGCCCTGGAACAGCGCGCCGAGGAGCGCCTGGAGCGCACGAACAGCGGGGAGGCGTCGAAGTGA
- the nuoK gene encoding NADH-quinone oxidoreductase subunit NuoK, with protein MNPINYLYLAALLFTIGATGVLIRRNAIVVFMCVELMLNACNLALVAFSRMHGNLDGQIIAFFTMVVAAAEVVVGLAIIVSLFRSRHSASVDDASLMKL; from the coding sequence GTGAATCCGATCAACTACCTCTACCTCGCCGCCCTGTTGTTCACGATCGGCGCCACCGGCGTACTGATCCGGCGCAACGCGATCGTGGTGTTCATGTGCGTCGAGCTCATGCTCAACGCCTGCAACCTCGCGCTCGTCGCCTTCTCCCGGATGCACGGCAATCTCGACGGCCAGATCATCGCCTTCTTCACGATGGTCGTCGCCGCCGCGGAGGTCGTGGTCGGGCTCGCGATCATCGTGTCGCTGTTCCGTTCCCGCCACTCGGCCTCGGTCGACGACGCCAGCCTGATGAAGCTGTAA
- the nuoL gene encoding NADH-quinone oxidoreductase subunit L — protein sequence MENLIALLIAAPLLGAAVLLCGGRRLDAVGHWIGTVLAFVSFVLGAILFVDLLGKDAEHRTLTQHLFSWIPVEGFQADVAFQLDQLSMTFVLLITGVGSLIHLYSVGYMEHDERRRRFFGYLNLFLAAMLLLVLADNYLLLYVGWEGVGLASYLLIGFWQHKPSAATAAKKAFLVNRVGDMGLSIAIMIMFTTFGTFAFGPLLGSHEEPGLVGETSEGTLTAIGLMLLLAACGKSAQVPLQSWLGDAMEGPTPVSALIHAATMVTAGVYLIVRSGAIFNAAPDAQLVVTIVGAVTLLFGAIVGCAKDDIKKALAGSTMSQIGYMVLAAGLGPIGYVFAIMHLVTHGFFKAGLFLGAGSVMHGMNDEVDMRKYGGLRKYMPVTFITFGLGYLAIIGFPGLSGFFSKDKIIEAAFAKGGTEGWILGGCALLGAAITAYYMTRVMLLTFFGEKRWQPDEHGHEPHPHESPSSMTIPMILLAFGSVFAGGLFSVGDRFLHWLEPITGHSHGDSPLSAATVTTATVAVMVIGVTTAYLQYGRRPVPVVAPRGSLLTRAARRDLLQDDFNHVVLVRGGEHLTRSLVYVDHTLVDGVVNGTAASVGGLSGRLRKLQNGFARSYAVSMFGGAALLVAATLLMRAV from the coding sequence GTGGAGAACCTGATTGCGCTGCTCATCGCGGCGCCCCTGCTCGGAGCGGCGGTCCTGCTGTGCGGCGGCCGGCGCCTGGACGCCGTCGGCCACTGGATCGGCACGGTGCTCGCGTTCGTGTCCTTCGTGCTCGGCGCGATCCTCTTCGTCGACCTGCTGGGCAAGGACGCCGAACACCGGACGCTGACCCAGCACCTGTTCAGCTGGATCCCGGTTGAGGGCTTCCAGGCCGACGTCGCCTTCCAGCTCGACCAGCTGTCGATGACGTTCGTCCTGCTGATCACCGGCGTCGGCTCGCTGATCCACCTGTACTCGGTCGGGTACATGGAGCACGACGAGCGGCGCCGCCGCTTCTTCGGCTATCTGAACCTGTTCCTCGCGGCGATGCTGCTGCTCGTCCTCGCCGACAACTACCTCCTGCTGTACGTCGGCTGGGAGGGCGTCGGTCTCGCCTCCTACCTGCTGATCGGCTTCTGGCAGCACAAGCCCAGTGCCGCGACGGCTGCGAAGAAGGCGTTCCTGGTCAACCGCGTCGGCGACATGGGTCTGTCGATCGCGATCATGATCATGTTCACCACCTTCGGTACCTTCGCCTTCGGCCCGCTCCTCGGCAGCCACGAGGAGCCCGGTCTCGTCGGTGAGACCTCCGAGGGCACGCTCACCGCCATCGGCCTGATGCTGCTGCTCGCCGCCTGCGGCAAGTCCGCCCAGGTGCCGCTGCAGTCCTGGCTCGGGGACGCGATGGAGGGCCCGACCCCGGTCTCGGCCCTCATCCACGCCGCGACGATGGTGACCGCGGGCGTCTACCTGATCGTCCGCTCCGGAGCGATCTTCAACGCCGCCCCGGACGCGCAACTGGTCGTCACCATCGTCGGTGCCGTCACGCTCCTGTTCGGTGCGATCGTCGGTTGCGCGAAGGACGACATCAAGAAGGCGCTGGCCGGCTCGACCATGTCGCAGATCGGCTACATGGTCCTTGCGGCGGGCCTCGGCCCCATCGGCTATGTCTTCGCGATCATGCACCTGGTGACCCACGGCTTCTTCAAGGCCGGGCTGTTCCTCGGCGCCGGTTCGGTCATGCACGGCATGAACGACGAGGTCGACATGAGGAAGTACGGCGGCCTGAGGAAGTACATGCCGGTCACCTTCATCACCTTCGGCCTCGGCTACCTCGCCATCATCGGCTTCCCGGGCCTGTCCGGCTTCTTCTCCAAGGACAAGATCATCGAGGCGGCGTTCGCCAAGGGCGGCACCGAGGGCTGGATCCTCGGCGGCTGCGCCCTGCTGGGCGCGGCGATCACGGCGTACTACATGACGCGCGTGATGCTGCTGACGTTCTTCGGCGAGAAGCGCTGGCAGCCCGACGAGCACGGGCATGAGCCGCACCCGCACGAGTCGCCCAGTTCCATGACGATCCCGATGATCCTGCTGGCCTTCGGATCGGTCTTCGCGGGCGGTCTGTTCAGCGTCGGCGACCGCTTCCTGCACTGGCTGGAGCCGATCACCGGACACAGCCACGGCGACTCGCCGCTCAGCGCGGCCACGGTCACGACGGCCACGGTGGCCGTCATGGTCATCGGCGTCACCACCGCCTATCTCCAGTACGGTCGCCGCCCGGTCCCGGTCGTCGCCCCGCGCGGGTCGCTGCTCACCCGGGCCGCCCGGCGCGATCTGCTCCAGGACGACTTCAACCACGTCGTCCTCGTCCGCGGCGGCGAGCACCTGACGCGGTCCCTGGTGTACGTCGACCACACCCTGGTCGACGGCGTCGTCAACGGCACGGCGGCCTCGGTCGGCGGCCTCTCCGGACGGCTGCGCAAGCTGCAGAACGGCTTCGCACGGTCGTACGCGGTCTCGATGTTCGGCGGTGCGGCACTCCTCGTCGCCGCGACCCTGCTGATGAGGGCGGTCTGA
- a CDS encoding NADH-quinone oxidoreductase subunit M, with the protein MSFPLLTATAALPAIGAVVTAAVPAARRTTAKWLALLFSLATLAFAVTILVRFDPDGDRYQLTESHSWIKEFGVRYDLGVDGIAVALIALTAVLIPFIILAGWHDADPLETGSKRWRPTQGFFALILAVEAMVIISFEATDVFLFYIFFEAMLIPMYFLIGGFGDRAHEHGEEAASTQRSYAAVKFLLYNLAGGLIMLAAVIGLYVVAGNFSLPEIAEARANGSLDMATDTERWLFLGFFFAFAVKAPLWPLHTWLPNAMGEATAPVAVLITAVVDKVGTFAMLRFCLGLFPEASKWATPAILVLALISIIYGALLAVGQRDIKRLVAYASISHFGFIIMGIFAMTSQGQSGATLYMVNHGISTAALMLVAGFLISRRGSRLIADYGGVQKVAPVLAGTFLIGGLATLSLPGLAPFVSEFLVLVGTYTRYPAVGIIATFGIVLAALYTLVLYQRTMTGPVKPEVSAMPDLRVRELAVVAPLVVLLIFLGVYPKPVTDIVNPAVEQTMSDVQKKDPQPEVEAAK; encoded by the coding sequence ATGTCCTTTCCCCTGCTGACAGCGACGGCGGCGCTCCCCGCGATCGGGGCGGTCGTCACGGCCGCCGTACCGGCCGCGCGGCGGACGACCGCCAAGTGGCTGGCGCTGCTCTTCTCGCTCGCCACCCTCGCGTTCGCCGTCACGATCCTGGTCCGCTTCGACCCGGACGGCGACCGCTACCAGCTCACCGAATCCCACTCCTGGATCAAGGAGTTCGGGGTCCGCTACGACCTGGGCGTGGACGGCATCGCGGTGGCCCTGATCGCGCTGACCGCCGTACTGATCCCGTTCATCATCCTCGCGGGCTGGCACGACGCCGACCCGTTGGAGACCGGCAGCAAGCGCTGGCGGCCCACCCAGGGTTTCTTCGCCCTGATCCTGGCCGTCGAGGCGATGGTGATCATCTCCTTCGAGGCCACCGACGTCTTCCTCTTCTACATCTTCTTCGAGGCCATGCTCATCCCGATGTACTTCCTCATCGGAGGCTTCGGGGACCGTGCCCACGAGCACGGCGAGGAGGCGGCGTCCACCCAACGCTCGTACGCCGCGGTGAAGTTCCTCCTCTACAACCTGGCCGGCGGACTGATCATGCTGGCCGCGGTGATCGGCCTCTACGTGGTCGCCGGGAACTTCTCGCTCCCCGAGATCGCCGAGGCGCGTGCCAACGGCTCGCTGGACATGGCGACCGACACCGAGCGCTGGCTGTTCCTGGGCTTCTTCTTCGCTTTCGCGGTGAAGGCCCCACTGTGGCCGCTGCACACCTGGCTGCCCAACGCCATGGGTGAGGCCACCGCCCCGGTCGCCGTGCTGATCACGGCAGTTGTCGACAAGGTCGGCACCTTCGCGATGCTCCGCTTCTGCCTCGGCCTGTTCCCCGAGGCCTCGAAGTGGGCGACGCCCGCCATCCTCGTCCTGGCGCTGATCAGCATCATCTACGGCGCGCTGCTCGCCGTCGGCCAGCGGGACATCAAGCGTCTGGTGGCCTACGCGTCGATCTCGCACTTCGGCTTCATCATCATGGGCATCTTCGCGATGACCAGCCAGGGCCAGTCGGGCGCGACGCTGTACATGGTCAACCACGGGATCTCGACGGCCGCGTTGATGCTGGTGGCCGGCTTCCTGATCTCGCGGCGCGGCTCGCGGCTCATCGCCGACTACGGCGGAGTGCAGAAGGTCGCCCCGGTCCTCGCGGGCACCTTCCTGATCGGCGGTCTGGCGACGCTGTCGCTGCCCGGACTCGCGCCGTTCGTCAGTGAGTTCCTGGTCCTCGTGGGCACGTACACGAGATACCCGGCGGTCGGCATCATCGCCACCTTCGGCATCGTGCTCGCCGCGCTCTACACCCTCGTCCTGTACCAGCGGACGATGACGGGCCCGGTGAAGCCCGAGGTCTCCGCGATGCCCGACCTGAGGGTGCGGGAACTTGCGGTCGTCGCCCCGCTGGTCGTACTGCTGATCTTCCTGGGCGTCTACCCGAAGCCCGTCACGGACATCGTCAACCCGGCGGTCGAGCAGACCATGTCCGACGTTCAGAAGAAGGACCCCCAGCCCGAGGTGGAGGCGGCCAAGTGA
- the nuoN gene encoding NADH-quinone oxidoreductase subunit NuoN, whose product MSASAVHSLWTTAADPISKIDAPKIEYGQLSPTLIVVGAAIVGVLIEAVVPRKSRYYAQVFVSAVALTAAFAAVVALAADGYGTTKAGIVAMGAIAVDGPALFLQGTILLAGLVGLFTFAERRLDPEMHGNRVDSFAAQAASVPGSDSEKAAVKAGFTTTEVFPLLLFAVAGMLIFPAANDLLTLFIALEVFSLPLYLMCALARRKRLMSQEAAVKYFLLGAFASAFTLFGIALLYGYAGSVSYATIAQVVDGTLTTVDPALADTMGNDALLLIGMAMLVMGLLFKVGAVPFHMWTPDVYQGAPTPVTGFMAAATKVAAFGALLRVLYVVLPGLRWDWRPVMWAVAIITMLGGAIVAITQTDIKRLLAYSSIAHAGFILAGVIATTPDGVSSVLFYLAAYSFVTIGAFAVVTLVRDAGGEATHLSKWAGLGRRSPLVAAVFAVFLLAFAGIPLTSGFAGKFAVFKAAAEGGAAPLVVVGVISSAIAAFFYIRVIVLMFFSEPRPEGPTVAVPSPLTMTAIGVGVAVTLVLGVAPQYFLELASDAGVFVR is encoded by the coding sequence GTGAGCGCATCAGCCGTCCACAGCCTGTGGACAACCGCGGCCGATCCGATCTCGAAGATCGACGCGCCGAAGATCGAATACGGACAATTGTCGCCCACGCTGATCGTCGTCGGCGCGGCGATCGTGGGGGTGCTGATCGAGGCGGTCGTCCCGCGCAAGTCCCGCTACTACGCCCAGGTGTTCGTCTCCGCCGTCGCGCTCACCGCCGCATTCGCCGCGGTGGTCGCGCTCGCGGCCGACGGATACGGCACCACGAAGGCGGGCATCGTGGCGATGGGCGCCATCGCCGTCGACGGCCCGGCCCTCTTCCTCCAGGGCACGATCCTGCTGGCCGGCCTGGTCGGCCTGTTCACCTTCGCCGAACGGCGGCTGGATCCGGAGATGCACGGCAACCGGGTCGACTCCTTCGCCGCGCAGGCCGCGTCCGTGCCGGGCAGCGACAGCGAAAAGGCCGCGGTGAAGGCCGGGTTCACCACCACCGAGGTGTTCCCGCTGCTGCTCTTCGCGGTCGCCGGCATGCTGATCTTCCCGGCGGCCAACGACCTGCTGACCCTGTTCATCGCGCTGGAGGTCTTCTCCCTCCCGCTGTACCTGATGTGCGCCCTCGCCCGCCGCAAGCGGCTGATGTCGCAGGAAGCGGCGGTGAAGTACTTCCTGCTCGGTGCCTTCGCCTCCGCGTTCACCCTGTTCGGCATCGCGCTGCTGTACGGCTACGCGGGCTCGGTGTCGTACGCGACGATCGCGCAGGTCGTCGACGGCACCCTCACCACCGTCGACCCGGCCCTCGCGGACACCATGGGCAATGACGCGCTGCTGCTGATCGGCATGGCGATGCTCGTCATGGGCCTGCTGTTCAAGGTCGGCGCCGTGCCCTTCCACATGTGGACGCCGGATGTGTACCAGGGCGCGCCGACTCCGGTGACCGGCTTCATGGCGGCGGCGACCAAGGTGGCGGCGTTCGGTGCGCTGCTGCGTGTGCTGTACGTGGTGCTGCCCGGCCTGCGCTGGGACTGGCGGCCGGTCATGTGGGCCGTCGCGATCATCACCATGCTGGGCGGCGCCATCGTCGCGATCACGCAGACCGACATCAAGCGGCTGCTGGCGTACTCGTCGATCGCGCACGCGGGCTTCATCCTCGCCGGTGTCATCGCGACCACGCCGGACGGTGTGTCGTCCGTCCTCTTCTACCTGGCTGCCTACTCCTTCGTGACGATCGGCGCCTTCGCGGTCGTCACGCTGGTGCGGGACGCCGGGGGCGAGGCGACGCATCTGTCCAAGTGGGCGGGGCTCGGCCGGCGTTCACCCCTGGTGGCGGCCGTGTTCGCGGTGTTCCTGCTGGCCTTCGCGGGCATCCCGCTGACCTCCGGGTTCGCCGGGAAGTTCGCCGTGTTCAAGGCGGCGGCGGAGGGCGGGGCGGCTCCGCTGGTCGTGGTCGGTGTGATCTCGTCGGCCATCGCGGCGTTCTTCTACATCCGCGTCATCGTGCTGATGTTCTTCAGCGAGCCGCGGCCCGAGGGCCCGACGGTCGCCGTGCCGTCGCCGCTGACGATGACGGCGATCGGGGTCGGCGTGGCGGTCACCCTGGTGCTCGGTGTGGCGCCGCAGTACTTCCTGGAGCTCGCGAGCGACGCCGGGGTGTTCGTGCGCTGA
- the recQ gene encoding DNA helicase RecQ — protein MGGTGGIGAMTAVAESEALATLHRVFGYEAFRDEQEAVIEHVVAGGDAVVLMPTGGGKSLCYQIPSLVRPGTGIVVSPLIALMQDQVDALRALGVRAGFMNSTQDFDERRVVEAEFLAGELDLLYLAPERLRLDSTLDLLSRGKIAVFAIDEAHCVSQWGHDFRPDYLMLSLLGERWPDVPRIALTATATAATHQEITERLNMPTARHFVASFDRPNIQYRIVPKADPKKQLLSFLREEHAGDAGIVYCLSRNSVDKTAEFLSRNGIEAVPYHAGLDSGTRAAHQSRFLREDGLVVVATIAFGMGIDKPDVRFVAHLDLPKSVEGYYQETGRAGRDRLPSTAWMAYGLNDVIQQRKLIQSGEGDEAFRRRAAAHLDAMLALCETAQCRRGQLLAYFGQDPDPSGCGNCDTCLTPPETWDGTVAAQKVLSTVVRLQRERGQKFGAVQIVDILLGKRTGKVIQFDHDQLSVFGIGEELSEGEWRGVIRQLLAQGLLAVEGEYGTLVLTEGSGAVLRREREVPLRKEPKKPVTSRSASGSSGKGERKAKAAVVELPERLVPAFEALRAWRAEQAREQGVPAYVIFHDATLREIVTVWPSSVRELGSVSGVGEKKLATYGEGVIGVLAGLDSGAGSGAAPEAEGDHWPEMDAEPEPDDWV, from the coding sequence ATGGGCGGGACGGGCGGGATCGGTGCAATGACAGCGGTAGCCGAGAGCGAGGCGCTGGCCACGCTCCACAGGGTCTTCGGGTACGAGGCCTTCCGGGACGAGCAGGAAGCGGTCATCGAGCATGTGGTGGCCGGCGGCGACGCCGTCGTCCTCATGCCGACCGGCGGCGGCAAGTCGCTGTGCTACCAGATCCCGTCCCTGGTCAGACCAGGTACGGGCATCGTCGTCTCGCCGCTGATCGCGCTGATGCAGGACCAGGTGGACGCGCTGCGGGCGCTGGGTGTGCGCGCCGGGTTCATGAACTCCACTCAGGACTTCGACGAGCGCCGGGTGGTGGAGGCCGAGTTCCTGGCGGGCGAGCTGGATCTGCTGTACCTCGCGCCGGAGCGGCTACGGCTCGACTCCACGCTGGATCTGCTCTCCCGGGGCAAGATCGCGGTGTTCGCGATCGACGAGGCGCACTGTGTGTCCCAGTGGGGCCATGACTTCCGCCCCGACTATCTGATGCTGTCCCTGCTCGGGGAGCGCTGGCCGGACGTTCCGCGGATCGCGCTCACGGCGACCGCCACCGCGGCGACGCACCAGGAGATCACCGAGCGGCTGAACATGCCGACGGCCCGGCACTTCGTGGCCAGCTTCGACCGGCCCAACATCCAGTACCGGATCGTGCCGAAGGCCGACCCCAAGAAGCAGTTGCTGAGCTTCCTGCGCGAGGAGCATGCCGGGGACGCGGGCATCGTGTACTGCCTCTCGCGCAACTCCGTGGACAAGACGGCGGAGTTCCTCAGCCGCAACGGCATCGAGGCGGTGCCGTATCACGCGGGTCTCGACTCGGGGACGCGTGCGGCGCACCAGTCCCGGTTCCTGCGTGAGGACGGGCTTGTCGTGGTGGCGACGATCGCTTTCGGCATGGGGATCGACAAGCCGGACGTGCGGTTCGTCGCGCACCTGGATCTGCCCAAGTCGGTCGAGGGCTACTACCAGGAGACGGGCCGTGCGGGGCGGGACCGGCTGCCGTCCACGGCGTGGATGGCGTACGGGCTCAATGACGTCATACAGCAGCGCAAGCTGATCCAGTCGGGCGAGGGTGACGAGGCGTTCCGACGGCGGGCGGCCGCCCATCTGGACGCGATGCTGGCGCTGTGCGAGACGGCTCAGTGCCGGCGGGGGCAGCTGCTCGCCTACTTCGGCCAGGATCCGGATCCGTCCGGTTGCGGCAACTGCGACACCTGCCTCACGCCGCCCGAGACCTGGGACGGGACCGTCGCGGCGCAGAAGGTGTTGTCGACGGTGGTGCGGCTGCAGCGGGAGCGGGGGCAGAAGTTCGGGGCGGTGCAGATCGTCGACATTCTGCTGGGGAAGCGCACCGGGAAGGTGATCCAGTTCGACCATGACCAGCTGTCCGTCTTCGGTATCGGGGAGGAGCTGAGCGAGGGCGAATGGCGGGGCGTCATCCGGCAGTTGCTGGCGCAGGGGCTGCTGGCCGTCGAGGGGGAGTACGGGACGCTTGTGCTGACCGAGGGCAGTGGGGCGGTGCTGCGGCGGGAGCGGGAGGTGCCGCTGCGGAAGGAGCCGAAGAAGCCGGTGACCTCGCGGTCGGCTTCTGGTTCGTCCGGGAAGGGCGAGCGGAAGGCGAAGGCTGCCGTGGTCGAGTTGCCGGAGCGTCTGGTGCCCGCGTTTGAGGCGTTGCGGGCCTGGCGGGCGGAGCAGGCCCGGGAGCAGGGGGTTCCGGCTTATGTGATCTTCCATGATGCGACGCTTCGGGAGATCGTGACCGTTTGGCCCTCGTCGGTACGGGAGTTGGGGAGCGTCAGCGGGGTGGGGGAGAAGAAGCTGGCGACCTATGGGGAGGGCGTGATCGGGGTTCTCGCCGGGCTGGATTCGGGGGCTGGGAGCGGGGCCGCGCCCGAGGCCGAGGGGGATCACTGGCCCGAGATGGACGCGGAGCCGGAGCCGGACGACTGGGTGTGA